A genomic region of Kribbella sp. NBC_00382 contains the following coding sequences:
- a CDS encoding MarR family winged helix-turn-helix transcriptional regulator — translation MDRPRSTTGDPDALDRVTWALRRADLAMQTVKEPPLRAVGMSGSQYAVLMNLRTTPGITGAELARLVGITPQAVALLTAKLIERGLIERRLHPRHRSVQELHLTENGHADLEKAERIISDLERHVRESLGPQRYGQLRDLLGHVLQALPDWTPPAPS, via the coding sequence ATGGACAGGCCCCGCTCCACCACTGGTGATCCTGACGCGTTGGACCGGGTGACGTGGGCGTTGCGGAGGGCGGATCTGGCCATGCAGACGGTGAAGGAGCCGCCGTTGCGCGCAGTAGGCATGTCCGGCTCGCAGTACGCCGTACTGATGAACCTGCGGACCACGCCTGGCATCACCGGAGCGGAACTGGCCCGATTGGTCGGCATCACGCCACAGGCGGTCGCCCTCCTGACCGCCAAGCTGATCGAGCGAGGGCTGATCGAACGGCGATTGCATCCCCGGCACCGCAGCGTGCAGGAGCTTCACCTCACCGAGAACGGTCACGCGGACCTCGAGAAGGCCGAGCGCATCATCAGCGACCTCGAAAGACACGTCCGCGAGTCGCTGGGCCCCCAGCGGTACGGCCAACTCCGCGACCTCCTCGGCCACGTCCTCCAAGCGCTCCCCGACTGGACTCCCCCGGCACCGTCCTGA
- a CDS encoding SDR family NAD(P)-dependent oxidoreductase, protein MTPRPKALITGASGGIGAALALAFAERGYDLVLLARRSDRLEEVAAGTARFGASAETLVTDLSTPDGLAGAAERAAAGDLDLLISNAGAAGYAPLREVSAADVDALWRLNSTAPVTLSHAVLPSLLAKGEGAIVTIASLLAFSSGMTAAQLPARTLYAAAKSATVAFTRTLATELVGTGVQAMVVCPGQVATEWSGGANRNRPDAMSAEDVATATAVALARGETVCAPGLSGTEALDRLQEAERALLAAGSRSSLADRYADASQ, encoded by the coding sequence ATGACTCCTCGACCAAAGGCTTTGATCACCGGCGCCAGCGGCGGAATCGGTGCCGCGTTGGCGCTGGCCTTCGCGGAACGCGGCTACGACCTGGTACTGCTCGCGCGCCGGAGTGATCGCCTCGAAGAGGTTGCCGCCGGCACCGCGAGGTTCGGTGCCTCGGCGGAGACCCTCGTCACCGATCTGTCCACTCCCGACGGGCTGGCCGGCGCGGCTGAGCGAGCCGCGGCAGGCGACCTGGATCTGCTGATTTCGAACGCCGGCGCTGCGGGCTATGCCCCACTGCGCGAGGTGTCCGCCGCTGACGTCGATGCGCTGTGGCGCCTCAACTCCACTGCCCCGGTCACCCTCTCGCACGCCGTACTTCCGTCGCTGTTGGCCAAGGGCGAAGGCGCCATCGTGACGATCGCCTCGTTGCTGGCGTTCAGTTCGGGCATGACCGCCGCCCAGCTGCCGGCTCGTACCCTGTACGCGGCAGCGAAGTCGGCGACGGTCGCGTTCACGCGCACGCTGGCGACCGAACTGGTCGGGACCGGCGTCCAGGCCATGGTGGTCTGCCCGGGGCAGGTTGCGACCGAATGGTCCGGCGGGGCCAACCGCAACCGCCCGGACGCAATGTCTGCCGAGGACGTCGCAACCGCGACCGCGGTCGCGCTCGCCCGAGGCGAAACGGTATGTGCACCGGGACTGTCGGGGACTGAGGCACTGGACCGGCTGCAGGAGGCCGAGCGTGCTCTCCTCGCCGCAGGAAGCCGATCATCGCTGGCCGACCGGTATGCCGACGCGTCGCAATGA
- a CDS encoding amidohydrolase family protein, with product MTSSESQFIDVHTHFLTESYVRQATTAGHAHPDGMDRWPVWSPEAHLELMDRNGIQAALLSMSSPGVHFGDDDSARRLAREVNEDAAGLVADHPDRFGFFASVPLPDVEGALEEVAYSIDHLGADGVVLMTNARGKYLGDSSFEPVFAELDRRRAVAFLHPTSPVCWEQSALGRPRPMVEYIFDTARTVTDLLMSGVLERYPDLTVIVPHCGGALPVLADRINEFMAMFLGSPQPDAPDAVEQLRRLYYDIAGPALPRHLPALLELALPDRLLFGSDYCWTPAPVADRHIAAVDATRPPVEGATWRSLTTANARGLFPRLTGVAAPKSDS from the coding sequence ATGACATCGTCCGAGTCCCAATTCATCGACGTCCACACGCATTTCCTCACGGAGTCGTACGTCCGCCAGGCGACCACCGCCGGCCATGCCCATCCCGACGGAATGGACCGGTGGCCGGTCTGGTCGCCGGAGGCGCACCTGGAGTTGATGGATCGCAACGGCATCCAGGCTGCCCTGCTGTCGATGTCCTCTCCGGGCGTGCACTTCGGAGACGACGACAGCGCCCGCCGGCTGGCCCGGGAGGTCAACGAGGACGCCGCTGGTCTGGTCGCTGATCATCCGGACCGGTTCGGGTTCTTCGCGTCTGTCCCGCTGCCCGATGTCGAGGGCGCCCTCGAAGAGGTTGCCTACAGCATCGATCATCTCGGCGCGGACGGCGTCGTACTGATGACCAATGCTCGCGGCAAGTACCTGGGGGACAGCAGCTTCGAGCCGGTCTTCGCGGAGCTGGACCGACGCCGGGCCGTCGCCTTCCTGCATCCCACCTCGCCGGTGTGCTGGGAACAGTCGGCGCTCGGGCGGCCCCGCCCGATGGTCGAGTACATCTTCGACACCGCGCGGACCGTGACGGATCTGCTCATGTCGGGGGTGCTCGAGCGATACCCGGACCTGACAGTGATCGTTCCGCATTGTGGTGGTGCGTTGCCGGTCCTGGCCGACCGCATCAACGAGTTCATGGCGATGTTCCTGGGCTCACCACAACCGGACGCGCCCGACGCCGTGGAACAACTGCGTCGCCTGTACTACGACATCGCCGGCCCAGCCTTGCCGCGGCACCTTCCGGCGCTCCTCGAACTCGCTCTCCCGGACCGCCTGCTGTTCGGCAGCGACTACTGCTGGACTCCGGCCCCGGTCGCCGACAGACACATCGCGGCCGTCGATGCCACCAGGCCGCCGGTCGAGGGAGCCACCTGGCGGTCGCTGACGACGGCCAATGCGCGGGGCCTGTTTCCCCGACTCACTGGCGTTGCCGCACCGAAATCCGACAGTTAG
- a CDS encoding PPOX class F420-dependent oxidoreductase, translating to MSITKAELEYLSTQRLGRLATVQPNGTLQVSPVGFRVNESTGTVDIAGRAMAVSRKFRNVAENGQLAFVIDDFVSLEPWRPRCVEIRGEGEAITEPTDSAWAVDLAQTGFDGAIIRIHPKRIISFGLDEAETDVYDYKVSNRTVD from the coding sequence ATGTCCATCACCAAGGCCGAACTCGAGTACCTGTCCACGCAACGGCTGGGGCGGCTGGCGACCGTGCAGCCGAACGGCACCCTCCAGGTCAGCCCGGTCGGGTTCCGGGTCAACGAAAGCACCGGCACGGTCGACATCGCCGGCCGCGCGATGGCCGTCAGCAGGAAGTTCCGCAACGTCGCCGAGAACGGTCAGCTGGCGTTCGTCATCGACGACTTCGTCTCGTTGGAGCCGTGGCGGCCACGGTGCGTAGAGATCCGCGGTGAAGGCGAGGCGATCACCGAGCCCACCGACTCCGCCTGGGCTGTCGACCTCGCACAGACAGGCTTCGACGGCGCCATCATCCGCATTCACCCGAAACGGATCATCAGCTTCGGTCTCGACGAGGCCGAAACCGACGTCTACGACTACAAGGTCAGCAACCGAACCGTCGACTGA
- a CDS encoding right-handed parallel beta-helix repeat-containing protein, with protein sequence MTRPRKRSSVLALLGTGAVIASAGLSPLTAQAAPATVYYAAPDGKDSGHCSQSKPCSLERAQKVVRPAAKHGDVTVKLADGNYRLASSLRFRAEDGGGDHTIRWTAAPGAHPVITGASKVGGWSKSGAGPGIWVADTPTGLDTRQLYVNGVIAPRAAIRVANADVTPTATGLTINNPALSYLATLPDQRRIEFESLGDFTNRYSPVQSISATEITMAQPAWDNNTWGWDTVQRSFLAGPSWYLDNSLSFLTQVGQWYIDPTGGKLYYKPADGVDPNQLNIELPRLQSLISIGGTYDEPVTGLAFDGIQFSGTSWLGPSVDGYADQQNGLFLKGAYDYRPADAFTSCSRGCEMFERARTSWYQEPAAVQVSAASRISFTGNTFTNLGQSALGIGNDANATVSGVGLGAGDIDVVGNRFVENSGHGVAVGGVLPDAHHPSDPRMANHDILIENNTINRVAVDYKDNSGILSTYVTNARILHNEVSNVPYDGIDTGYGWGINDAGGSNDYVDRGYYNWNPLYSTPTTLKDNRVEGNLVHNTKARFADGGSVYNLSASPGTVVDKNYLFNISGVGLYLDEGSRSMTYENNVVQGGSFVFTNAGSLRNNTSDNVIQNNWYNSGGVSAPNAAAHNNKLINNLKISGANWPAGARDVICAAGVAAQYRTSLNANQFGFSGCPVAAPVAAGFSTAGTSAVSSYFGQSGGAFGIAAAGADVWGAGGQHDDQFGAIYRAGALGQQTSVSARVVSINDANVWAKSGVMVRNDMTKAGVSAGYAVVAATARNGVVFEWDANGDGYLDTDARATVDSYRPVWVKLTRSGTSFAASYSYDGRNYVPIGAPVTLTSAAARQDAGIFSTSHDVTQSATNQFDSVRFAG encoded by the coding sequence ATGACCAGGCCAAGAAAGCGCAGCTCCGTCCTCGCACTCCTCGGCACCGGAGCGGTCATCGCGTCAGCGGGGCTCAGTCCGCTGACTGCGCAGGCCGCGCCGGCGACGGTCTACTACGCAGCGCCGGACGGCAAGGACTCCGGTCACTGCAGTCAGTCCAAGCCCTGCTCCCTCGAACGAGCTCAGAAGGTGGTCCGGCCGGCCGCGAAGCACGGCGACGTGACCGTGAAACTTGCCGACGGCAACTACCGGCTCGCCAGCTCGCTCCGGTTCAGGGCCGAGGACGGCGGCGGCGACCACACCATCCGCTGGACCGCCGCGCCCGGCGCTCACCCGGTCATCACGGGCGCGTCGAAGGTCGGCGGCTGGTCCAAGTCCGGCGCGGGGCCCGGGATCTGGGTAGCGGACACCCCGACCGGTCTCGACACCCGACAGCTGTACGTGAACGGCGTGATCGCTCCGCGCGCGGCCATCCGGGTCGCCAACGCGGACGTCACCCCCACGGCGACCGGTCTCACCATCAACAACCCTGCCCTGAGCTATCTCGCGACGCTTCCGGACCAGCGCCGGATCGAGTTCGAGTCGCTGGGCGACTTCACCAACCGGTACTCGCCGGTGCAGAGCATCAGCGCGACCGAGATCACGATGGCGCAGCCGGCCTGGGACAACAACACCTGGGGCTGGGACACGGTCCAGCGATCCTTCCTGGCGGGGCCGAGCTGGTACCTCGACAACTCGCTGAGCTTCCTCACCCAGGTCGGTCAGTGGTACATCGACCCGACCGGCGGCAAGCTCTACTACAAGCCGGCCGACGGCGTCGACCCGAACCAGCTCAACATCGAGCTGCCCCGGCTGCAGTCCCTGATCAGCATCGGTGGCACCTACGACGAGCCGGTCACCGGGCTCGCCTTCGACGGCATCCAGTTCTCCGGGACGTCGTGGCTCGGCCCGTCCGTCGACGGCTATGCCGACCAGCAGAACGGGCTCTTCCTCAAGGGCGCCTACGACTATCGGCCCGCCGACGCGTTCACGAGCTGCTCCCGCGGCTGTGAGATGTTCGAGCGAGCGCGCACTTCGTGGTACCAGGAACCGGCCGCGGTACAGGTATCGGCCGCCAGCCGCATCTCGTTCACGGGAAACACCTTCACCAACCTCGGGCAGTCCGCGCTGGGGATCGGGAACGACGCGAACGCCACCGTGTCCGGGGTCGGGCTCGGCGCCGGCGACATCGATGTGGTCGGCAACCGGTTCGTCGAGAACAGCGGACACGGCGTCGCGGTCGGCGGAGTACTGCCCGACGCGCACCACCCGAGCGACCCGCGGATGGCCAATCACGACATCCTGATCGAGAACAACACGATCAACCGGGTGGCCGTGGACTACAAGGACAACAGCGGCATCCTCAGCACCTACGTCACCAACGCCAGGATCCTGCACAACGAGGTCTCCAACGTCCCGTACGACGGCATCGACACCGGCTACGGCTGGGGCATCAACGACGCCGGCGGCTCGAACGACTACGTCGACCGGGGCTACTACAACTGGAACCCGCTCTACTCGACACCGACCACCCTCAAGGACAACCGCGTCGAGGGCAACCTCGTGCACAACACGAAGGCACGCTTCGCCGACGGCGGATCGGTCTACAACCTCTCCGCCAGCCCCGGCACCGTGGTCGACAAGAACTACCTGTTCAACATCTCGGGGGTAGGCCTGTACCTCGACGAGGGATCGCGCTCGATGACGTACGAGAACAACGTGGTCCAGGGCGGTTCGTTCGTCTTCACCAACGCCGGCAGCCTCCGGAACAACACCAGCGACAACGTCATCCAGAACAATTGGTACAACTCCGGTGGAGTCTCCGCACCCAACGCCGCCGCGCACAACAACAAGCTGATCAACAACCTCAAGATCAGCGGTGCCAACTGGCCGGCCGGCGCGCGTGACGTGATCTGCGCCGCGGGTGTCGCAGCTCAGTACCGGACGTCGCTGAACGCGAACCAGTTCGGCTTCAGCGGCTGCCCGGTCGCCGCGCCCGTCGCCGCCGGTTTCTCCACCGCCGGGACCTCGGCAGTCAGCTCGTACTTCGGCCAGAGCGGCGGAGCCTTCGGGATCGCGGCCGCCGGGGCCGACGTCTGGGGCGCCGGCGGTCAGCACGACGACCAGTTCGGCGCGATCTACCGGGCCGGCGCGCTCGGGCAGCAGACAAGCGTTTCCGCCCGGGTCGTCTCTATCAACGACGCCAACGTCTGGGCCAAATCCGGAGTCATGGTTCGCAACGACATGACCAAGGCGGGGGTCTCGGCCGGCTATGCCGTCGTCGCGGCCACCGCCCGCAACGGTGTCGTGTTCGAGTGGGACGCCAACGGCGACGGCTACCTGGACACCGACGCACGGGCGACCGTCGACAGCTATCGCCCGGTCTGGGTCAAGCTCACCCGATCCGGAACCTCGTTCGCTGCCTCGTACTCCTACGACGGCCGGAACTACGTCCCGATCGGCGCGCCGGTGACACTGACCTCGGCCGCGGCACGGCAGGACGCAGGAATCTTCTCCACCTCACACGACGTCACTCAGTCGGCGACAAACCAGTTCGACTCCGTCAGGTTCGCCGGCTGA
- a CDS encoding aldo/keto reductase — MDNLRSASTQPLPTRRLRTGQHLTELGLGAAQFGNLFTATTDERSTRAVTAALDAGIRYFDTAPHYGLGLSEHRLGQALAGAAADVLISSKVGRLLVESPETADRTDDDGFVVPATRRRVWDFSRDGILRSVEQSLARLGTDRIDIAYLHDPDDHWEAASTTGIATLVELREQGVVGAIGAGMNQSAMLSEFVERTDVDVVMVAGRLTLLDQSALRDLLPVATERGIGVVAAAVYNSGLLSTSTVDGSARYDYGRAPRPVVERATALAEVCERHGVSLPAAALQYPLRHPTVVSVVTGMRTEEHAQSTADRYREDIPESLWEELHASGLAPDPARPS, encoded by the coding sequence ATGGACAACCTTCGAAGCGCATCCACCCAGCCACTGCCGACCAGGCGCCTCCGCACCGGCCAGCACCTCACCGAACTGGGGCTCGGCGCCGCCCAGTTCGGCAATCTGTTCACGGCAACCACGGACGAGCGATCGACGCGCGCCGTCACGGCCGCGCTCGACGCGGGGATCCGGTACTTCGACACCGCACCGCACTACGGCCTGGGCCTTTCCGAACACCGGCTCGGGCAAGCCCTGGCCGGCGCCGCCGCCGACGTCCTCATCTCGTCGAAGGTCGGGCGCCTGCTGGTGGAGAGCCCGGAGACGGCCGATCGGACCGACGACGACGGATTCGTCGTTCCCGCGACCCGGCGGCGGGTCTGGGACTTCAGTCGGGACGGGATCCTCCGATCCGTGGAGCAGTCACTCGCGCGGCTCGGTACGGACCGAATCGATATCGCCTACCTGCACGATCCGGACGACCACTGGGAGGCAGCCTCGACCACCGGGATCGCAACCCTGGTTGAGCTTCGGGAGCAAGGCGTGGTCGGTGCGATCGGCGCGGGCATGAACCAGTCGGCGATGCTGTCCGAGTTCGTCGAGCGGACGGACGTCGATGTCGTCATGGTCGCCGGCCGGCTCACCCTCCTCGACCAGTCAGCCCTTCGCGACCTGTTACCCGTCGCGACCGAGCGCGGCATCGGAGTGGTCGCCGCGGCGGTCTACAACTCCGGCCTGCTCAGCACGTCGACCGTCGACGGCTCGGCGCGCTACGACTACGGACGGGCGCCGAGACCTGTCGTCGAACGGGCCACCGCCCTCGCCGAGGTGTGCGAGCGGCACGGTGTCAGCCTTCCCGCGGCCGCCCTCCAGTACCCCTTGCGTCATCCCACGGTGGTGTCGGTGGTCACCGGAATGCGCACCGAGGAGCACGCGCAGAGCACGGCAGACCGGTACCGCGAGGACATCCCGGAATCGCTGTGGGAGGAGCTGCACGCGAGCGGCCTCGCGCCGGATCCCGCCCGGCCGAGCTAG
- a CDS encoding zinc-dependent alcohol dehydrogenase has protein sequence MLAVSYVGDRTMVVEEREPADLRPGEVRVAVAYVGICGTDLHVFHGDMDARVSKPATIGHEMSGTVADLGPGVEGWSIGDPVTVMPLGWDGTCPACRAGNEHICQHLDFIGIDSPGALQQYWNVPASTLVRLPAGVSLRDAALIEPVAVAVHDVRRSELGNGDKAVVIGAGPIGVLIATVAVAFGADVVIAEIDPARRAAAAGLGLATLDPSSVDQTAWVAEWTAGAGADVVFEVSGSAAAVRSSTELIKVRGTLVVVAIHPQPRPMDLHRVFWRELRILGARVYQRRDFERAAELVAEGAIPVEKLVTGVVPLAEVQSAFGVLEAGQAMKLLVELNA, from the coding sequence ATGCTGGCGGTGAGCTATGTAGGTGACCGGACGATGGTGGTCGAGGAGCGTGAACCTGCCGATCTCCGTCCGGGAGAGGTCCGGGTCGCCGTGGCCTATGTCGGCATTTGCGGTACCGATCTGCACGTGTTCCACGGCGACATGGACGCTCGGGTCAGCAAGCCGGCGACCATCGGGCACGAGATGTCGGGCACCGTCGCCGACCTGGGACCCGGCGTCGAGGGCTGGTCCATCGGCGACCCGGTGACCGTGATGCCGCTCGGGTGGGACGGGACGTGTCCGGCCTGCCGCGCCGGAAACGAACACATCTGTCAGCACCTGGACTTCATCGGTATCGACAGCCCGGGGGCTCTGCAGCAGTACTGGAACGTCCCGGCGTCAACCCTGGTGAGGCTGCCGGCCGGGGTATCACTGCGAGACGCCGCGCTCATCGAGCCGGTGGCAGTGGCGGTTCACGACGTCCGTCGGTCGGAGCTCGGGAACGGTGACAAGGCTGTCGTCATCGGCGCGGGACCTATCGGCGTACTGATCGCGACCGTCGCTGTCGCGTTCGGCGCGGACGTCGTGATCGCGGAGATCGACCCTGCCCGCAGGGCGGCCGCCGCCGGCCTGGGGCTCGCGACACTGGATCCCTCGTCCGTCGACCAGACCGCCTGGGTGGCGGAGTGGACTGCGGGCGCGGGCGCGGATGTCGTGTTCGAGGTCTCGGGATCCGCTGCCGCAGTTCGCAGTTCCACCGAGCTGATCAAGGTCCGCGGGACACTCGTCGTAGTGGCCATCCATCCCCAACCGCGCCCGATGGACCTCCACCGCGTGTTCTGGAGAGAGCTCAGGATCCTCGGCGCACGGGTCTATCAGCGACGGGACTTCGAGCGCGCGGCCGAACTCGTTGCCGAGGGCGCGATACCGGTGGAGAAGCTGGTGACCGGCGTCGTGCCGCTGGCCGAGGTTCAGTCGGCTTTCGGCGTCCTCGAAGCAGGGCAGGCGATGAAGCTCCTCGTCGAGCTGAACGCGTGA
- a CDS encoding SDR family oxidoreductase produces MNPFDLTGRLAVVTGAKRGIGFAVAEALAAAGADVVGVSATLDPSSSEIGDRVRKHGREFSGHRVDFADRAAVVEFGEVLAAADRPVDILVNNAGTIRRAPAAEHPLAWFDEVLEVDLTSTFVLSQILGRRMLRGGYGRIVFTASLLSFQGGINVPGYAAAKSGTAGLVRALSNEWAGRGVTVNGIAPGYIATDNTQALQDDPDRSRAILERIPAGRWGVAPDIAGAAVFLASDAAGYVSGTVLPVDGGWLGR; encoded by the coding sequence ATGAACCCGTTCGATCTGACCGGACGCCTCGCCGTGGTGACGGGAGCCAAGCGTGGGATCGGTTTCGCCGTCGCCGAGGCGCTGGCTGCCGCCGGTGCCGACGTCGTCGGGGTGTCGGCCACTCTCGACCCCTCGTCGTCGGAGATCGGGGATCGCGTGCGCAAGCACGGCCGTGAGTTCTCCGGCCATCGGGTGGACTTCGCCGACCGGGCAGCGGTGGTCGAGTTCGGCGAAGTGCTGGCGGCCGCCGACCGTCCGGTGGACATCCTGGTCAACAATGCCGGAACGATCCGCCGTGCGCCCGCGGCCGAGCATCCGCTCGCCTGGTTCGACGAGGTGCTGGAGGTCGATCTCACCAGCACGTTCGTGCTCAGCCAGATCCTGGGGCGGCGGATGCTGCGGGGCGGGTACGGCCGAATCGTCTTCACGGCCTCCCTGCTGTCGTTCCAGGGCGGCATCAATGTGCCGGGCTATGCCGCCGCGAAGTCCGGTACGGCCGGACTCGTCCGCGCGTTGTCCAACGAGTGGGCGGGCCGCGGCGTGACGGTGAACGGGATCGCTCCTGGCTACATCGCGACCGACAACACCCAAGCTCTTCAGGACGACCCCGATCGCTCCCGGGCCATCCTCGAGCGGATACCGGCAGGGCGATGGGGTGTGGCGCCCGATATCGCCGGCGCTGCCGTCTTCCTGGCGTCGGATGCGGCCGGCTATGTCTCCGGCACCGTTCTCCCGGTCGACGGCGGATGGCTCGGCCGCTGA
- a CDS encoding ABC transporter substrate-binding protein: MIGINTAVRSRRRLAVAGLCAATAFLVLAGCGSNTKAEDGPRGFPEAKQDATSTITVWVDADRQAAAKAFQKANPDTKIQVVAYDGSANGSNSFRTKMQLFDRAGSGWPDVVFSTQNNDAAWASQQSAGKQAFAAVLDKGLVPGDTLAKFTAGSLNPCTVDGKVYCLRNDLAQAVLWYNKKLMDQLGYAVPTTWEEYQALGEKVAKQHPGYIIGTAGDAWTPEVFLWASKCQANDVTGPKAVTVKTDTTECKRAATMLDTLRGNGTVPVVSVFTPEFVKKYSGKVLMMPGPAWYAGAIFNNPQSLNVPAGQLGIAAPLPWKGDDKPVTGNVGGGTWFISSHSKNLAAAEKFAEFVTTADDYQVNVAPGYPAYAPAAEKWVAKQESSKYFATSLEPVVTAASQVWDGWGYGIFSQEAIWAKTMTTGITGGKSIVDLLPTWQQAIENQAKVDGYSVS; encoded by the coding sequence ATGATCGGAATCAACACGGCGGTTCGATCCCGCCGTAGGTTGGCCGTGGCCGGGCTCTGCGCCGCCACCGCGTTCCTCGTCCTGGCCGGATGCGGTAGCAACACCAAGGCGGAGGACGGCCCCCGCGGCTTCCCCGAAGCCAAGCAGGACGCCACGTCGACGATCACGGTCTGGGTGGACGCCGACCGTCAGGCCGCCGCGAAGGCGTTCCAGAAGGCCAATCCGGACACCAAGATCCAGGTTGTCGCCTATGACGGGTCGGCGAACGGGTCCAACTCGTTCCGCACGAAGATGCAGCTGTTCGACCGGGCCGGCAGCGGCTGGCCCGACGTCGTGTTCTCGACCCAGAACAACGACGCGGCCTGGGCCAGTCAGCAGAGTGCGGGCAAGCAGGCTTTCGCGGCCGTGCTGGACAAAGGTCTGGTTCCTGGTGACACGCTCGCGAAATTCACTGCAGGCTCGCTCAACCCGTGCACCGTGGATGGCAAGGTGTACTGCCTCCGCAACGACCTCGCGCAGGCGGTGCTCTGGTACAACAAGAAGCTGATGGACCAGCTCGGCTACGCCGTCCCGACCACCTGGGAGGAGTACCAGGCACTCGGGGAGAAGGTGGCCAAGCAGCATCCCGGCTACATCATCGGTACCGCCGGTGACGCGTGGACGCCGGAGGTCTTCCTGTGGGCCAGCAAGTGCCAGGCCAACGACGTCACCGGTCCCAAGGCGGTCACGGTCAAGACCGACACGACCGAGTGCAAGCGGGCGGCGACGATGCTCGACACGCTCCGCGGGAACGGAACCGTCCCCGTCGTGAGCGTCTTCACCCCGGAGTTCGTGAAGAAGTACTCCGGCAAAGTGCTGATGATGCCCGGCCCCGCCTGGTACGCCGGAGCGATCTTCAACAACCCGCAGTCCCTGAACGTGCCCGCGGGCCAGCTGGGCATCGCCGCGCCGCTGCCGTGGAAGGGCGACGACAAGCCGGTCACCGGCAACGTGGGTGGCGGAACGTGGTTCATCTCCAGCCATTCCAAGAACCTCGCGGCTGCTGAGAAGTTCGCCGAGTTCGTCACCACTGCCGACGACTACCAGGTCAACGTCGCACCGGGATACCCGGCCTATGCGCCGGCAGCTGAGAAGTGGGTCGCGAAGCAGGAGTCCAGCAAGTACTTCGCCACTTCGCTGGAACCGGTCGTCACCGCCGCCTCGCAGGTATGGGACGGCTGGGGCTACGGAATCTTCAGCCAGGAAGCGATCTGGGCGAAGACGATGACGACCGGGATCACCGGTGGCAAGTCGATCGTCGACCTCCTGCCGACCTGGCAGCAGGCGATCGAGAATCAGGCCAAGGTCGACGGATACTCGGTGAGCTGA